From one Lolium rigidum isolate FL_2022 chromosome 4, APGP_CSIRO_Lrig_0.1, whole genome shotgun sequence genomic stretch:
- the LOC124707243 gene encoding uncharacterized protein LOC124707243, whose translation MSGFVGQRSWMGAAATPSEPVGGDARDDGAASSSSMNASAISFGFAATAILIAMFLLMAIFEHLIKPGWAAARASRDAAGDDGHAQDPSHSGRHRPRDHGSPDKLAPPPKMEVVVAAPDLTVVMPGQRYPTFLAQPAPLLFPCPREPVRWPPHHDRRHSFLPP comes from the exons ATGAGCGGCTTCGTGGGGCAGCGGTCTTGGATGGGGGCCGCCGCCACCCCGTCGGAGCCTGTGGGCGGCGACGCGCGGGACGACGgcgccgcctcctcgtcctccatGAACGCCAGCGCCATCTCCTTCGgcttcgccgccaccgccatcctCATCGCCATGTTCCTCCTCATGGCCATCTTCGAGCACCTCATCAAGCCCGGCTGGGCCGCCGCCCGGGCGTCCCGCGACGCTGCCGGCGACGACGGACACGCCCAGGACCCGTCCCACTCCGGCCGGCACCGGCCGCGCGACCACGGCTCGCCGGACAAGCTCGCACCTCCGCCCAAG ATGGAGGTCGTAGTGGCCGCGCCGGACCTGACGGTGGTGATGCCGGGGCAGCGGTACCCGACGTTCCTGGCGCAGCCGGCGCCGCTCCTCTTCCCGTGCCCGAGAGAGCCTGTGCGCTGGCCTCCGCACCATGACCGCCGACATTCCTTCCTGCCGCCGTGA
- the LOC124708207 gene encoding uncharacterized protein LOC124708207, translating into MHGYSNLGSSSPPVAVVAATNGPRARRSLELTNTKETNAWEGLALGAVTLARTFSTGSQRLCRSGEKARGLPGAMRRAFSMRRHPAAPGKGDGYYWRIHDMDGDSDHGDVVGNAVAEERDEEEEKGEKKKVQREEGGVKEEAKGRTPKTKKKGNNVLRACKKLLRL; encoded by the coding sequence ATGCATGGCTACTCCAACCTCGGCTCCTCGTCGCctccggtggcggtggtggcggcgaccaATGGCCCCCGAGCCAGGCGATCGCTGGAGCTGACCAACACAAAGGAGACCAATGCGTGGGAAGGGCTGGCCCTGGGCGCGGTGACCCTGGCGAGGACCTTCTCCACCGGGTCCCAGAGGCTCTGCAGGTCCGGCGAGAAGGCCAGGGGCCTGCCGGGCGCGATGAGGAGGGCCTTCTCCATGAGGAGGCAcccggcggctcccggcaagggGGACGGATACTACTGGAGGATCCACGACATGGACGGGGACAGCGACCACGGCGACGTCGTCGGCAATGCCGTGGCCGAGGAgcgcgacgaggaggaagagaagggggagaagaagaaggTGCAGCGTGAAGAAGGTGGTGTGAAGGAGGAGGCTAAGGGGAGGAcgccgaagacgaagaagaaagGTAACAACGTTCTCAGGGCGTGCAAGAAACTTCTCCGGTTGTGA